A segment of the Asterias amurensis chromosome 11, ASM3211899v1 genome:
atataataaaaaaaagtgtttgaaaccgtttgttatgaaatgtatatggctggaaagatgttttcaaagtggaatacaatgatccacacaaacatgcctcgaaattccgtggttttcctttcacacggtcggccattttgtggagtcaggTTTTTGCCTtcataaaaggaaaatcacgcactTTCGatgcaaatgtgtgtggatcattgtattctactagcaaaacatctttctaaccatatcaagtTCATAACAATCggtttcatggaccaactcgaccgatccaaggcaacgtgttcctttaacaagctCGCATCTGAattccttttattttttaagtacaagtttgttgttttgtccTCTAGTTTTTGTCTTCTTCGATCGCTTTGTTAAGGTGTGAACATTATTCTTAGATAGGTAGTTAAATACCGGGACAGTTTATCAATTGTTATTGGGCGAGAGGAGATCACTTGGCCATGTGTCAACGTCTGATTTTCTGTGATATTCAATCTCAACATGTTTGAACTTTAACCGTTTAACTGACGAATGATGCGAACTCGTTAGAATGTACCTATATAGTTATTGTTGACAAATGACATCAAGTTTTGACTTTCCCTCTGAACGAGAAATGATGATACAATTGCGTTTTACACTGTTTTAacgtcagggtacgagacttaTAATTTTCTTTCCACTTTCATGAAGACTCTATCcatttgaaaattacttcatcacaaaacttaatttgtcggtgcccccccccccccccccccccgtcatcCTGAAACCATCCcactcctttggagtatgcgGCATTTATTTTTGACTACAGACCATGTTGTAGCCCGTGTTTACAAAAcgagtgaccttgtacattccatGACCTGTCTGGCAGGCAAAGCGACAACTTGTCATTGCGAACTTGTTGCATCATATCCGCATCATATCGAAGAGTTGTAGCAGCAGAACctagttttgagatgtgcccctttcttcatatcaaaaatgaataaaaattgGACTGCGAaatctataataaaaaaataaaaataaaaataaaaaaaaggacaagATTGTATGTGTTTCAATTTTTGGTTAGGGTGTGTCTAAATCATCCAGGCGTGCATCTATGTGGATCCTTTTAAACATGTGACGTCACGGGTCAAAGGTGGGCCCACTAACCCGATGACGCAAAAACATCttcgtggtttttttttcgcGAAGCAATCTTCTCCAGAAACCAACTCCCGAGAGAGATTTAAATGACATGTTGTTACCGTTTTGATCATCCTGCGCCAAGAAGCAATGCTATGAGTCTTACCTATTTAAGATAATTTCGTTAACCGTCTTGAGACCAATGTTGTCAAGACCCTTTTGTGCGTAGATTGATGCTGACGGCACCGCAAGCACTTTGCATTTCAATCATTTTACACACCTGTGTTAATACATTCGCCTGCGGGGTTTACAATTCCTGGAACCCGTCAATAGACCGCCTACAAGCAGCGCGTTGACGGTTGTGTTAAAGCGATCGAatgtaaaaaaattcaaaccaaTAGAAAGGTCTGGATTCCCATGTgtctgttttaaaacaaatacaacttTCTAGACTGCGTCACCTTGCCGCCTCATGGCTTCGTATATGGGCTTAAAGTATTTTTAGGTACCATGTTTTTTATCATTATCTTTAGTGACGACCAGATTGATTTGTTTCTTCGTCCGAGGTCAGAGACGATTCTGACACAACTCAGACCCTTATCTTTAAGAAAATAATAAGTAGGGTGAGATTATTCCCGGGTGTTGTTTACTATTATACACACTCAGTGTATTGAGATCAATTCCTTTTCCTATATAAGTGAATCATGTCAAATGCAATGGCCCTTTGGCCCTGGGTCCATTCCAAGTGACGCACGAGCATAATGACGTATTATTGATCTCATCAATATTCATGAGCCACTTATTGCCTTTCTGGCGGCAGCTGCGCAGTAGTAGCAACCTCCTGAAGACGTATGATACagtgaagcaattatggttgcGTTAAAGGCATGGAgacattgcatcgatgccaaaacaaaaatgaataaaacgctcactgagcgatgaactcaaaacgcgaaattagattatttatttctcatcaaatatgacatttcagacagaaatatttcaagggatgttttctactctcatcatcattagaccgtgtaagtttcatgtaaatctatgatcttcacgatttttgtttcttaccaattctgtaacgttcctttaaagtaataagtgtccatgtctttaaggTTGGACTTCATCAGTGCTCGCAAGCGGGAAATACCGCTCGAGATAAGGGCGAGTTCAAGGTGATTTTCTCGGAATCGCAAATCGTCTTATTAAATTATCCAAGCTTCTTTTGGTGGCCAGTGGAATGTCATCAATCTTCACTTCAGCTCAAGGGAGAAATTGTTGGAACGTCATGGAAGCTGGAGTGGGTTTGCATGAACAGCCAGGAATATAgaattttgatttgaattgaattatcaTCTGGAGGTTTTTCTTTCTCTGCTATTACGTTTTGGTTGTGAGATTATAAATTGGCCTGCATAAGCAATGCTTTCCTGGAGTTGTTGACCAAAGGGTCAGATCAAATTACTTCGTGTATAGCCTGTGTTTATTTTGGCACAAAGGTGTAGGTCTATATAGGACTGGTAATGATGAAAAACATGTTGTTCAATTTGAGTCTGGAAAGTGATCTGATTATGGGAGTAATACTGaaccttttttgtgtgtaaaatacTTCCCTCTGAAAATGTATCtgaccccccccctcccctcccctcccctccccccgcAAGAAAAGGTGATTTCGGTTGTTCAACCAAAAGTAAGGACAATTGGGGTATTTTTTTACCTCTTCCAGGTAACGCCaacaaataatatttggtttatCCCAGTAGGTATGGGCTCTGAGCCCAATTTTAGAAAACCTATAAGGaaactcttgcttagcaaaaaaaaaaaaaaaaacatgttaaaatcGCATacaaagtttgcattgttgccATTGGTACGCCACGCAATTTTCGCTTTTATCGCAAATTATTTTTGCTAAACAGCAGATTTTACTAAACACTTTTATGAAAGTGATGGCCCCTATTCTGATATGTATCCGGGAAGGGGGGGTGGTATCTAGAGTCATGTCTAAATTATAAAATAGCCCTAATAttatgagtagggtagatggccttagctttcgatccaaaccggaccttcttcagaggcataaaaacaagtacaaacaaatacatatccattcatagaaaagagaggggaaagggattaagggaaggatccagaaagaagcgggaaaattatagccaatcaaagtttctatttcagaaataTGAAATATAGCCGTAATATTATATTGCAACAGAGACAATCCTTAAAACATACAAcacagtcacaaaataattttgtttcgtcTTCGGTTATATATCTATAACCGTCAAAATTAATTGAccacttttatttttatcttttggAACATATTATTATATTGCACTTGTGAATTAAACATTTCATAGAAATTCTGTTAAGCTTCGGTAACGCCTGCAAAATctgtatataataataacatcataCCCTTCTTACGTGTATAAATATAATAACTGTACAGACTATTTACATGTGTtgacatttaaaaatttaaaagacAGCATTACAACTTgcagacatttttgttttgttttggggtgttgttgtttttgtagaCAACTATAattaagaaaaaatacaaagtttTGGAATATCCCCAATTCCTTCAGTTTAAGATAAGCAACCGTAAGTTTGGATGAGTTGAAGTTTTTGGGTAaggcaataatttttttcttcttcagagaaCTACAAGTATTCGTATAATAATCAACAAGTCGGACTTTTACCAACCGCCAagttcacaaaaataataaaatattagtCCTATATTTTCATACCACACAATTGCTCTCATATGAAAGGCATCAATTGAAAAGATGTATACTGTATACGTTTTTACAGAAATAGTTTGATTTTAACATAAATGAAATTTGAACAGGCCTACttgttatacttttttttttaatatatcacTACAAAAGTAGTGACTGCAGCCTATCTTAAAAGAAATTCCAGTGTTGATACAAAAACAACCATTAAATGAACTTACAACTTTGCATACATATTAGGAGTGAAATTGAGAAACTCATGAAACACAAAAGTAAAGGAACCATTTTAGCAACGATACGTGTGCGCTGTTAAATTCTAAAGCAATAAATTCCTCCATTTGTAGACCCCAACACTGTATGCTGGTTTCGACTGAAATACACACAATAGCCATTATAGTCTGATAAATTATGACAATAATTTACCACACACAAATTTGAATAGAGATTCTGTTCAACCGTGTATTACGTGCACAAGGTTGCATTATTATGATAGAGCACCAACTTTCGATTGacaatctttttttgaaaggaaatGTTTGCACACGTTACTGGCAAACTATTGTGTAATTAAGTGTTGGCCATCATCAATTCCAGGAAATCATTTTCCATCGTAGCCCGTCGCCATGGCAATAACGCGCGTGCGTTGTATTGGATCCGGATTGGCGAAGCTATTGTCTGCGTGTCACAGTGCCAAAGGACTGCACACATAAACCAGAGCGGTTTGGGACCAaccaatatgaagaaaaaattcTTAAGGaatatttatttgaaaaaatacagaggttttgtttttcaattcaaatagGCAGGGCGAACACACTAGAGTCTGTCATACATGGTCAGACTACGCAATTACTGATATCAGTGTAATAGAATTTGACAATGGCCCTGTGCAAttatcttctttcttttttttaaatgtcaagcAATCTCTGAATCGTCACCTGGTTGTAACAGTAATTGTGGATCGACAGGTGAAGTAGacattgaaaagaaaaacaatatctGTGCTGTGGTTGAGGTGGCATGACAAGTTGTAAACGATACTGCACTAGTGTAGTAATATTTAGGATAAAACCACCATTAGTTTTGAGGGTGTACTTGACGCGTTGTATATCAATGAGAacattttccactaatttgaagTGTACTGATCAAATATTCAATTTGTGAACAGTATTGGTGCACTTAACAAAGTCGAGCACCATCCATGCTCAAGTCAAAACAGGCCTAGATGGGATTAAAAAGCATCAAATGTTGACCAAATACAGAATCATGTTAAAACTATATCAACAGAGCAACTgatattttgtatacaaaaaaatctGTTCATAAAACATATGCTAATTGTGTAGGATATTAATGTAAGAAATGGATCATGACAATTGGTTTTGGATTCAATTTCCCATAAAACAATACAAGAGCCCACAAAAAAGTATGGTATATAAAACTGGAAATTGCGTAAGCCGCATTGTCATAATAACCCTTTCCAAAAATGCGTGGGATCAACTCTTGTTGATTAAGGTAACACAACAAGGAAACAGGATTTGGGTTTTCTTTGTATAGATAGACCTTCGTTGAACTTGTCTCAACGAAAAATGCAAACTTATATGTTAACAATGGCTTTTCTTTTGTAGTGTAAATCCCCGCGTAGTTGCAACTATCACCAGAAATGAGTTTCAGTTTGCCCCTCTGTTACTAATAATAACTTCAGGGAATTTTCTTTAGAAAGTTCGTTGTCTACAAAGTAGTTTTCACAAATACATTTAGCTCAATGAAGCTTATTCCATTGTGGTTTTGAACAACTTTTTTAAGCATCCGCGTCATCCTGCTGATGAAGGCCGAAATGTCGGTCGAAAATTTCAGGTATGAAATTATTTTCAGTGTTGTGATCAAGAGTTAAACCAAATTGTAACTGTTTAAGCATGTGCGATTAGATAAGACAATTAAAGCAGTGATctgaaactttttttgtttagaaCTACAATTCATTCAAGTTTAGCCCTTGGAAATAGCTCTACTGTATGATCAACACTTCGGGCCATTTAACTATATCTTAAGCATACACCGTAGgtccattttgtttgtaaaatagTTTGCAGTTGCTGTTGATAATTTTCCACTAGATGTTACCTGCCATAATTCAAATAGATATTTCATGAGTACAGTTAGTGCACACTATACCATAGACTGCAATGTGGATAAAAACTCATACCAGTAAACCCTTTCAGAGTTAAAGAATATTGCTGAAATTAACATGTATATCTTCTCACTGTGATCAGTCACACCTACAATCAGTCTTCCTCCATGCTAAAATGGACTACACGAAAtgcattataatttgttttatcaaaATCAAACAGAACCATAGTTTGAAGGGTAATTCGTGTGATTTAAAAGGTCATACAATGTAAATGCATTTTGTGTGTAAAATAGCACCGGGCAGTGCAGACACATTTTGGGGATCATTTTCCTGTTGCGAAATACCAAGCCCACCGGTTAACAAAGAGCAATACAATACATAGACTGGCCCGCAAACCACACACacttaaaatacaaaaaacacctGGCAGGTATTTATCTTCGATAATTCGCAAAATTCCTTCAGAAACTACGACAGGAAATAGAGACTCATTGTTCGTTCAAACCATCAAAACCACAGCCTAAATATTGAACCCTTGCttcaaaggaaaaacaaagttGAAACCAACCAAGATGGCGGGGGTTTTTTgtctcctttttttctacagagCAACAAGTCCCACACCCTGAATGGTACCACTGTGGTATTGTTGGACTGAACAAATGATCCGCAAATTTCCACAGCAAGCCCGTGCCGCGTACTACttgaatacccccccccccccccgtcataAGAGGGTTACATAACACAACGATAAATCCCTACCGCTGGTTATTATGCGTTTCCCAGTAAGCGATTGTAAAATTCATCCTTGATTATTGTTGTTTGCACGAACAAAGAAGCGTGCATCTGCCCACAAGGTTTTCCAACTGTTATAGTTATTAGTCACCAGACAAATTTCACTGAAATTCACTTAGTGTTTCGCCATGTTTTGCAGCAACCAAAATGGCAACGTCTCATTCAAATAATGGCATCAGAAATTTgcagctgttttttttctttaagatcGCTAGAAAATGTATTTCGTGTGAGTGGATAGAAAAGAGCCGACAGCGTATGCCACACATTACATTATGCTAAGTACATTATTGCATTGCAAAATAGTAATCTTCAAATCCACAAGATTCGTGGAATTGAAAACTCAATCCGTATTCAAAATACCGGATTTTCTGATGGACTCGAGATTAAAGTTTACATAAATTTTGATAGAATGTTCCATTTTAATCAGGaggtgtttttttgtcaacttCATCATGTGCGATTGAAAAGCATGGACACATGACTTGAGAAACATTCTCTTTATGAAAACTTATTGTAATTTTAGAAGTTCTAAAACATTTGTGACtgacatacatttgttttccaGTGAATCTTTAAAAGTGATTGTAACTTTAGAAGAAATAAACTATTTGTGATTGACATTTGTTTTCCAATTTCTAGTTTAAAACGGCGACTTGTTAGGATACCTTTGTTTCGAGAATACCAACCACTACCGTTACAATTCAAGTGGCTGAATCCACATGGGTTTTTCTTATGTTTGATCAAGAAAAGGTACACACAGTTTTGTTTGTATCAAAAAATATCAACAGTAGGTTTCTTTTGAGTTATTTTTCCATTGTGATGTATTTAACCATAGCGAGTACGACTGCTCAGTTAAAACAGATTTGAGTTGAGTGTTTTTCCAAAAGGATTTGGCCCGAttcttctacttttaaatttcaatgatttttttctctTATATCTTTTAAATTCCATCCAAAACAAAAAAGCCATCTGGCTTCTTTGTTCAAGATGATATCAGTTTGTCGAGAtcataatataaacaaaaacgaATCTGAGTTTTCTCGTTTTAACTTGAAAAAGGAGAGAAAACTTCTGGAATGTTTATTTCAATTCACGAAGAAACTCAACAATTCTTAAACACACATAAAAACAAGAAGGATCATTTTTTTCTGTGATGCTTCAAAACTGttctttgtctttttttgaCCATGATTGAACCATTAGATTTGAAGTGGaagtgttaaagacagtggacactacatgtattggtttttgtcaaagaccagtcttctcacttggtgtatctcaacatatacataaaatagccttacttgttaccaagtgaggttttatgctaataattatcttgagtaatttccaatagtgtccactgcctttaataatgatAGTAACATTGATGACTGATATATATCAGTCATTTCCTCAAATGTGGTTCCATAAATACATTTTGGGGGTTAAACTGTGGTTATGACAAAGACTGAAACCTAAGCTGGTCAAATTTTCCACTTAACATTCCGGGAAAAGGGGAACAGTCTGGCGGTCACAATCTCTGTCTATTACAAAAGGTTTTTAACAAttggtttttttaaaataaaatttacctATAAGGCACTTGGCTATTTTAAACCCCTTTGTTAAATCATGTGGTTGGTGAACAGTGGACTCAAACCCATATAGCAAACAGGATGCGGTTAACTTTGGCATTAATAATAACACAAGAAAAGGTGACCCGTGAGTACACGATCCAGAAATAATATACCACGGGTGTCCAGAGCGGCAACACTTGTCACGAAAGAGGGTTTGACGGGGTTACATCAGGGTCAGGAAGGTGGTGGTCTCTTTTTAGGGTCAGGCGACGGTCCTCTTGAAGTTGGTATCGGAATCCATGTTGCTTGCTGACCACTGGCCGCCACCATGGGGGTTGTAAACTGCAAATTAAAGTGGCCGTCCGGTCACACCACCAACAGGTCTGCCACTGAAGGGAACGGGGTTGTGTACTGCAAGTTAAAGCGGCCGTCCAATCACCCCAATCAGGTCTGCCACTGAAGGGAACTGTTCtgcttgtttttctctccttgCGGTATCAATAAATATCACAAAATCTTATAATACAGTGTCGATGTCTTTGTATCATTGATCGAACGGATACTGTCTTAAATATGACTTGAGTTTACCGGGCAGGAATTCCGTCTGCTGCCTCGTTTCCACGGATCTGTTCAAGGCGACCCTACATAGATGCTGCAAACTTGGGGGTTCCGACCGGAGCGGTTTGATAATCTTCACCATGAGTTCTCTGCGTCCGGACGGCTCCAGCCACACTAACTGCCCGGGGTTTTTACTAGTAGTAGTCCGGCCATTCTCAATCCTCTTTGATTTGTCTCTCTTGTTCTTGTCGTCATTTTCGCTGTCATCGAGCCGCGACATTTGGATGTAATAGTACAAGAGTTTGACCACGCAGTCGAATTTGGGCGCGAGTCGTCGTAGCGCCTCCTCCGAGTCCAGTGTAaatttcccaaactcgtattCAATCCGCACACTGGTCGTTCCTTTAGGAGTTTTCACACTCAGTGTGAAGAGGTAGTTTGGGTCCGAGGAATCTCGCACCAGGAATGTTCCGATGTCCGAACTACGGAGTTTCCGCTTTGCCTCGGTGAACGTCATCGCTCCGTGGTACCACCCCGATATGTTTAACATTTCCAGGGCGCAGGTAAGACGCTCAAAGTCGTCGTCAGTGGTCCTTTGTTTTCTGGTCGTCTCGTCCGACACCAGAGCTCCATAGTGGGTCATCTTGCAGCCAGGCGGCATCGGGGCCCACACGGCGGACTCACGGTCGGTACACGGCACGTCCTTTCCTACGATCCCCGGTGCTGTCAGCAACTCCACACACATTCAACCCCAGTACGAcggttacaaaaaaaacaaagaatagacggcaacaattatttatttggcatcAACTGCTCTTCGCAAAACGTCCGTCTGCTTTGTCAGTAACAGTGAGTCTGCCTTCGTAGCGACCTCAGCTCATTCCCCTGTTCCAAAGCCCGTGTGCAGAAAACCTATTACTAGCGAAGAGACCGCAGGCTGAGATTTCCAGGAATTGAAGGTCTAAGAATTCCTGTCAGATAATGAGCTTGCGGTTGACGGGATCggtccacacacacacaaatcctCAATGCAGTCACGGCTGTGTTTCGTACACCACACACACAGTATCGCCAATAATAATACTTCGATATTTCACCACACGAAAGCACTTGTCCGTGTAGATACTTTGACTAAAATCCTCTTCATAATTTCGGGTGGTTATATACTCCATACCATGTTCCAGCTGATGTAGTCTTCCTCGAATTCAGGATGAGGCATAATTCACTTCCCTTTTTCGTTTACTCATTTAGGACTTCGCCATTCGACCTTGCAGTAAATAAACTCACCGGGTTTCAAAATGCTACGCTAAGCTATGTACGTATATTGCGCACTCTTCATACACATCCATACGGCGCACACATGGTCCATTCACATTTTTCCATAGCCGCGGTCCTGACCCAAAACCTGATTATCATAATAAAGCAGTGCGCAGGTAATTAGCATAATAACGCCCACTCGGACTTATCCACTTTTTACTATAGGGGTGTTGATCCAACTGCAAACACTATTAGTTGCttataaagtaacaaatttaaagtactattatttttgttaaattacaaTATCATGCCTAGTACCACTTTATTCAATCTCTTTTCAAGTCACTAGTAGAACTTTATTAAAGTCCACGAATTCAAATAAAGTAACCCCCTATTTGCAAATAGAACGGTCCAGTTAGTCACCGCTGGAAcctcaaaaatgaaattgcgGTTATAACGTCTAAAGTCCCAATCCTGCATTCACCGAAATGTGTGGGTTGGGTGAAGCAGTGAATCATGACTAGAAACAAACCATGGATCGGAAAACCAAAATGATGTTTCAGATTGTTAAATTGATTTCCAAATACCAATTCATTTTTAATAACTCAGAATGAATTCAAGCTGACAATTATGACTAAAGACTTGGCGGGTGAATTTTGAGAGCCCACGATTTTCATCACAAAAACGTCAACCACGGGGCTATTCAGAATAATcgatgttaaaaataaatatcattGAACAACTAACCAAACCCAAAGTATGATTTTTAAAATATAGAATAGCTTCATAATATAAACAATACACAATAAAGAACTAAGTCTATCTATCTAGCTTATGTCGCTCCACTGCAGAAGGAAGGCCTCTTCATCATCATTCCACCTCGATCTTTCCTGTGCTTGACGCATCCATGTGACGGTTCCGAATTCTGTGAACAAAGAACAAAGTTATGCCTCAAATTACCCAAATATTTTAGGCCAAAAATGTCTTCGACATCAGCTgtgttcaattgtttttttcctaacttaaaggcactggacacaagaataaaagcttacttggtaccTAGAAATTGGACTATGTCCAAGGGTACCCAGTTTTCTAATATTGTCCCAACCCATGTTAGAACCCACTTTCAAATTTGATAGATATCGCGAAaatgctgccccccccccccaatacctCACTCGCATTTTAAATACAGCCTATCAAACTTAGTTTTTTCATTGTTCATTATTTTGCCTGTATGCACTTGCCTTCTTTTGTTTTTGCGATttattattgtttctttacataaataGTTTAGGTGCTTTACTTGTCCTTGTGCCCCTTTGTTCACCGTTGTTGTATAATTGAAAATTATTTCGGTCTCTGGCCGTgacttttgaaatattttttaataaaccagtcGACCAATAAGATGAGGCCAAGCTAAGCTCATGCCTAGCTTCGCTACTTTGCGTTGGTATTTTTGGAGGCCCTGGATGTCTCACAAACCCTGAATCTTTGATCAGGAAGTATTATGTCTTAACATGTTATGATTGTGCAATActaatgcaatgcaatgcaatgcaatgtatgtgtttttgtGAAGGCAATTAGCTGTTTTCTAAGCAGGTTTGAATTCGAGCTTATTGCGGGCCATTCAACAGTTATTGGAAATTTACAACCTGCGACAGCGTTGTTAATTATTGAAAGGAAAAGTAGcgtattgttttactcatttatgaACACTACTTGTGTCCAGGGCCCACTGTgagctgctaaacacaaaagtttgcttagcatgaaatgttttccttgaAATGTCCACGTGATTTCCAGAAGCAAGCAACATCTAAATGCCAGTTTTATCAGTAACAAACAATATGAAACAATTAATTATTGAAATTAGATTagttttcct
Coding sequences within it:
- the LOC139944195 gene encoding suppressor of cytokine signaling 2-like, which gives rise to MCVELLTAPGIVGKDVPCTDRESAVWAPMPPGCKMTHYGALVSDETTRKQRTTDDDFERLTCALEMLNISGWYHGAMTFTEAKRKLRSSDIGTFLVRDSSDPNYLFTLSVKTPKGTTSVRIEYEFGKFTLDSEEALRRLAPKFDCVVKLLYYYIQMSRLDDSENDDKNKRDKSKRIENGRTTTSKNPGQLVWLEPSGRRELMVKIIKPLRSEPPSLQHLCRVALNRSVETRQQTEFLPGKLKSYLRQYPFDQ